AGACCAACGAACGGAGCGGTCGCACCAACGGTAGCAAGGAATGCCAGGCCGCCAGCGAGCTTGCTGTTGATCGAATCTTCCGAACGATTCATCGCGCCGTGCAGCCAGTCATGGGCTTCAACCGGATCGGTCAGCATGCCATGCTGCTTCTGGGCAGCAATGCCGTCGTCGATCAGCTGACGGAACGCACTGTTCTTTTCAAGCTTCGCCGCACCTTCTTCAAGGCTGTTTGCGCGCCAGAACGTTGCCTGGACTTCCTTGGCCTGCTTCAGAACCTTCTGCTGTTCGATCAACTTCGTGAACATGATGTAGAACGAGAAGACCGACATGATCACCATCACGATGAAGATCGACCAGCTTATCGGGCCACCTTCGTTCAGCGCAGGGATAAGACCAAATTTTTGTGCAACGGCTGCCTGATCGGCACCAGCTGCAGTCAGGAAAACAATCGACATTTCTACTTCCTCTCAAAAAACCAGATAGACTATTGAAAAGCCCGGCCTGGAAGCTCCCCTAAGCCGGGCTGAATGATTACTTCGGAATTTGCCAGCGTACGCGGCTCGACCAGCTACCCGAGGTGGGCTGACCATTGGAGTCAAGTGCCGGATCGAAACGGGCGCGACGCTGGATGTTCTTGCAGGTCGCATCGTCGAGATCGGCATGACCCGAAGAAGCTGTGACCGTGCATGACTGAACGCGACCATCAGGACCAACGGTGACGCGGAAGCTGGTGGTGCCTTCACGTTCCTGCTGCAGGGCGCGCGACGGATAGTCGTTGGTGTTCGCCCAGTTGCCCGGATTACCCTTTGGCAGCGGATTAGGACGCTTTGCAACCGGCGGCGGCGGTGCCGCAGGTGCCGGCGGGGCAGCCGTGGGGACGATGGGCGCTGCGGGTGGCGGCGTATCGACCGTACGAACTGTCGGCGGCGGCGTTACCGTCGTGACCAGCGGCGGAGGCGAAACTACCGGCGGCTCGATCTGCTTTTCGGGCTCTGGCGGCGGCTCTTCCTCTTCAGGCGGCTCTTCTTCCTTCACGTCAACGACATTCAGCTTCTGCTTGACTTGCTGCACCGCCTCATAAGCGAGGCCGGTGACCAGTGCATAGCCAAGGAAAGCGTGAAGGAGCGCGACGATGATGATCGAGACCAGTCGGCTCGAACTCATTCCATCTTGATCAGCATATGCCATGCGGAAACTACTCTCCTAACTTACCCCATTAAGGCTCCGACCGCTTGGTAAGCTCATCTTCGTGATGCCACCCAATGGTCAGCGCTTGAAATTGCTTTTTATGGCTGATTCCTAAGCCGCTTTAGCGAGGCCATTTTCCGCAGGCAATGCGAATATTGCGATTCATCCGCAATTCATCCTTTGCAATTCAAGACTTGTGGGACCCTTGCTTTCACGGCACGATGTTACAAAGTAACAAAATATCAAGGAAACCCAAGGTGAAAAGCCAGTTTGCCATCCATTTAGCCTTGTCATGTGCGCTGATGCTGCTGGCCCCCAATGCGGTTGCGCAGGCCCCCGCTCAAACCACATTTTCTGTGCCTGCAGAGGGCGCAGGCTATGCGGATATTGCCGATCTCGTGGTGAAGTCGCCTTTGATTCTCGATGTCCAGATTCGCAAGGTCACAGCTTTGCCCCAAACCCAAGCGGTTGGAGTGCCGGCAAACATACAGCGATCGCTGGTCGAGGCCGACGTCCAGTCACTGATCCGCGGCGAAGATGGCTTTGCCGCACGGGCGCGTTTCCTCCTCGATATTCCCAAGAACGCAAAGGGAAAGGTGCCCAAATTGCAGAAGCGCCGCTTCTTCCTGTTCGGCAACAAAGCACAGGGCCTTCCGGGCACGCTGCGGCTTTCGCGCCCCGATGCGCTGGTTGATTGGAGTGCGGCAAATGACATGTTGGTGCGTACGATCACCAAAGAGGCGGTCCTGTTGGGCGCACCAGATGCGATTTCGGCAATCAGCAGCGCATTTCATACGCCGGGGACAGTGATCGGAGAGAGCGAAACGCAGATTTTCCTGCGCACGGCAGGCGGCGAACCAATTTCGATTTCGGTGTTAAGCCGGCCCGGCCAGGAAAAGCGCTGGGCGGTATCGACGGGCGATGTGATCGACGAATCCGCTCAGGCCCCGGCGCGCAATACATTATTATGGTATCGCCTCGCCTGCAGCCTGCCACGCAGCCTTGATTCCAAATTGATCGAAAGCAGCGAACCGCCCTCAATCGCGGGCGCGCAGGGAGATTATCGTTTTGTGCTTGAATCGCTGGGGCCATGCGGGCGCACCCGGCCGCTGCCCGGATCAAAATGACGGGTTAGCGGGACGCGCCCGGCACCCAAAGAATGTCGCCGCCGCGATCCTTGTTGATCAGGCGGCACAGCACGAACAGATAGTCCGACAGCCGGTTGAGATAGATAAGCGCGAGCGGATTGATCGCCTCTCCGGCCGCAGCCGATACGAGCGCCCGCTCGGCACGACGCGAAACGGCCCTTGCAAGGTGCATCGCCGCCGCCGCCTCGCTGCCACCGGGCAGGATGAAGCTGGTGAGCGGGGGCAGTTGTTCATTCGCAGCATCGATCGCCGCTTCCAGCCAGTCAACCTGGCCCTGCACGATGCGAAGCGTCATTTCACCCGGAGTAAAATCATCGCCCGGGGTCGCGATATCGGCGCCCAGATCGAACAGGTCATTCTGGATACGCCGCAGACCGGCAACAAGCGCGACATCACCATCAGCGCGTTCAAGCGCGGCAATCGCGATGCCCAGCGCGCTGTTCGCTTCATCCACCTCGCCAATAGCATGCATTCGCGCATCAGCCTTTGACCGGCGCGAACCATCGACCAGCCCCGTGGTGCCCGCATCACCCGTGCGGGTGTAAATCTTGTTCAACTTGACCATGACGGCCGGCTCAGTCTGCGAACGCGCCGCCGACGACGATGATCGCGACGATCGCAATCGCAATCGCCTGCCATTTGACGCGGGCGAACATCATCTGGTTTTGCCGGGCAAGTGCGCGCGGCACGCCATTTTCATCAACGTCATTCGGGTCCATATTGGCAAAGGCATGCAAGCCGCGCACCACGGCCCAAACGACCAGACCCATGACGATGATGAGAGCGATGATAAGAAGCGCGGCCATGATTAAATCCTTTTCTGCAAATCCATCTAGGGACTCGACCGGGTAATTCCAAGCGGAAGCTTTCCCTGCCGCAGTTGGCCGATAGATTCGATACCGGATATGCCCTTGCTTCGAAGCTCCGACAGCGGTTGCGACAACCGCGATTTTGCAAGTTTCTCACCCTTTTCGTCGAGCAATAACGGGTGGTGCCAGTAAAGCGGTTCGGGCAGCCCCAGCAACTTCTGGAGCAAACGGTGAATGGCGGTGTAGGCGAAAAGGTCCATCCCGCGCACGACATGGCTGATTGCGTCCGCCGCATCGTCCAGCGTTGCGGCCAGATGATAGCTGGCCGGCGCATCCTTGCGCCACAAGATCACGTCACCAAACTGCATCGGATCGGCATGCTGTACGCCGGCGGCAAGGTCGGTCCAGCGTAAAGGCCCTGTCCGCTCGGCTGCTGCGGCCATGTCGATCCGCCAGCAATATTCGCCATGGCATTCATCGGTCCGCCCACGACAGGTGCCCGGATAGACGGGACCATCGGGTCCATGGCACACTGGCCGATGGCGCAATGCTTCGGTGATTTCGCTGCGGGTGCACCAGCAGCGATACACCAGCCCCATTTCCTGCAGCCGTTCCAGCGCGCTGCGATAGCTGGCAATACGCCGCGACTGAAAAACAGGCGGGCCATCCGGAACCAATCCCAGCCAGCCCATATCTTCAAGGATCGCTTCGATATGTTCAGGGCGACTGCGCGTGCCGTCAATATCCTCGATCCGCAGAAGGAAGCGCCCGCCATTGGCCTTTGCAAAATCATGCGCGCACATCGCAGAAAAGGCATGGCCCAGATGCAGTCGGCCATTGGGACTGGGCGCAAAACGCGTCGCAGCCACGCGCTGCGGCGATAGTTCGATACCCGCTATTTTACCCACAGAAATACCATATCTGGTGGTCTTTGCCCTCTTGACGTCAATCCCTGCCGCCATAGTCTGCGGTTCAGCGTAGCAATTGTCAAAATGCTGTAACTTCCTTGGGAGAGGGAGGGAACAGTGTTAAGCCACAAAAGATAGGGGAGAGGTCAGAAGGCATGTTTCACGCCGGATCATTCCAAGCCGCAGATCGGGCACGCCACCCCGAAAACTGCCCCGCGCTTGTCCTAAACGCCGATTATACACCGCTAAGCTATTACCCGCTGAGCCTCTGGCCATGGCAGACGGCGATCAAGGCGGTGTTTCTGGAAAAAGTGGATATCGTCGCCAGCTATGAACGGCACGTCCACAGCCCCAGCCTCGACATGCAGATCCCGTCGGTGATTGCGCTCAAGCAATATGTGAAGCCCAATGAATATCCCGCCTTCACCCGCTTCAACCTGTTTTTACGCGACAAGTTTGAATGCCAATATTGCGGCACGGGCGACAATCTGACCTTTGACCACATCGTTCCGCGCCGGCTGGGCGGCAAGACAAGTTGGGAAAATGTCACCACCGCCTGCCTGCCCTGCAACCTTCGGAAAGGCGGCCGCACCCCGGCACAGGCCCACATGCAGCTGCGCATGGCGGCAATCCGCCCGACCAGTTGGCAATTGCAAGATCGCGGCCGCGCCTTCCCGCCCAACCATTTGCACGAAAGCTGGATGGACTGGCTCTATTGGGACATTGAGTTGGAGCAGTGAAGGGCCACCCCCCCTGACCCAGAGGCAGGGGAATGCCCGAATTGCCGGCCGCCGCCAGCCGCGTAAAGCGGTGTCATGCTTCAATCATTTCCATCACCGATTACTGTCTGCGTTTTTGGCGCGACGGGCGGGATTGGTGCCGCCTTTGTCGAACAGTTGGCTGCTGATCCCGCAGTTGCAATCGTCCATGCCGGGGGGCGCAGGCCGGTGGCGGGTGGCGGAAAAATCCACCCCTTCACTTTCGACCTGACCGATGAGGCGAGCATCGAGGCAGCCGCTACTCAAATTCGCAGCGCCGACCTGATCCTTGTGGCAACGGGGATGCTGCATGATGGCGGCGTTCAGCCCGAAAAATCCTGGCGAGCGCAAAGCGGTGAGGCCTATGCACAGGCCTTTGCGCTGAATGCGATCGGGCCGGCCCTGATTGCCAAGCACTTCCTGCCGCTTCTGCCGCGCGACCGGCGTGCGATCTTTGCGGCACTTTCGGCGCGCGTGAGTTCGATTTCGGACAACCGGCTGGGCGGCTGGCACGCTTATCGTGCGTCAAAGGCGGCGCTAAACATGATAGTCCGCAACCTCGCGATCGAACTGACCCGATCGCACAAGGAAGCGATCGTCGCCACGCTGCATCCGGGTACGGTCGATACCCAGCTGTCGCAGCCCTTCCAGCGCAATGTCGCGCCGGGAAAGCTGTTCACGCCAGCCTTTTCGGCAGACAAGCTGCTGGGTGTGCTCGACAGACTTACCCCTGCCGACAGCGGCAATCTGTACGCATGGGATGGGCAGAAGATCGAATATTGATATGCCAAAGATGCGCAAGAAATCCGACCTGCCCACCAAGACCTGCCTTGCCTGCGGCCTGCCCTTTGCCTGGCGCAAGAAGTGGGAACGGGATTGGGACAGTGTGAAATATTGCTCCGACCGCTGCCGGTCCGGCAAGGGGCGCAATACCCAAGGCTAGATACGCGCAGCCACCATGTCGCGCAGCGGCAGCCGGGCCTGCATCCGCACCGCAAGCAAGGCGGTACCACTGACCTTGCGTTGGACGAACAGCGTATCGGCAGGCGGCACATGCCAGGCCGCCCGGTCGGCGACGATCGTTTCAGCATGACGGCGCACCTGTTCAACAAAACTGCGATCGGCGAAATCGAACAGCCCGGGCTTGCCCAGATGCTGCATCAAAATATCGATCATCGCATCAAGGGCTGCGCCATGCCGTTCGAGAGTGACTGGCGCGACGAAACCTATATCGAGAAGCGCCGCCCGCAGCGCCGCCTTGTCCTCGCCCAGACCCGCCTGCATCAACCGGCGATAGGCAGCGACGGTATCAGCCGGCACCGCGCGGGCCGCGCCGAAATCGAGCAACACGATCCGCCCACTTTCGGACTGCCAGCGATAATTGGCAAAATTGGGATCGGTCTGCATATAGCCAAACTCGAACAATTCGCGCAGCACAAGGTCGAGCATCAGACCCATTGCACGATCGCGCACTTCCTGCGTCTCGATCTCCAGCGTTTCGATTGACCGGCCCTCGATGAAATCCATGGTGAGCACGCGTTCGCCCGAAAATGCTTCATGCGGCGCGGGCACGACAAATTCCGGCTGCTGCGACAGCAGATCGCGATAACGGCGCATCTGCTCCGCCTCGCGCAGATAGTCTGCCTCTTCATTGAGTTGCCGCTTCGCCTCGGACAGCAGCGGGGCAATATCGAGGCTGGCGGGCAGCAGGCCGGAAACCCGCAGCAGGCTGGCGACATTATCGACATCAGCATCGATGCTGGCCGCGATACCGGGATATTGCACCTTCACCGCAACAAGTTGGCCGTCGGGCAATGTGGCGCGGTGCACTTGCCCGATCGAGGCAGCCGCAATCGGCCGTGCCTCGAAATGGCGAAAACGGCGGCGCCAGCCCGGCCCCCATTGCGCGGTAAGCACCTTGTCCAATTGCTGCGGCGGCATGAAGTGCGCAGAATCCCGGAGCTTTGCAAGGATTGCCGTGAGTTCCGCAGGCAACAGGTCGCCTGCATCCATCGAGATCATCTGCCCCAATTTCATCGCCGCCCCGCGCAGCCGCGACAGTTGATCGGCAACGCGGGTTGCATTTGCGGGCGTGAGCAAAAGATCCGAGAGGCGCGGGCGTTCACCGCTGGCCACCTTGCGCACGCCCTCGGCCAACACGCCCCCGGCAATCCCGCCTGCCATCTGCCCGAAGGACGCCAGCCGCGACAGCCGTGCCGAAGGAACCTTGCGATAGCGATCGTCGGTCATGCAGCCCACCTTTGCAATTTCGGCCGGATTTTCAGGAAGCCCCGATAAGCGCGTTCAAGCAGCCAGAGAATGAACGGGATGCGCGCAAGCAGCCCGAGCGGCCGCAAAAGTGGGATCGCACGCCACATCGCGGCAAAGGCAGCGGCGCCATCCAGCAACCGCTCATTTTCGAGGGCATGGAAACGGGCAAGCAGGGCCTCACGATCAGTCGGACAGGCGGTATCGCCATCCGCCACATCGACAAAATCGATCCGTCCCAGCCGGTCGAGCCGCCGCATAAGCGCAATTTCACGCCGGCAAAGCGGGCATCCGCCATCAAACCAGACCGTCAACCGATTCATATGCCCCCATCCAGCGTGCCAAGGAAGCGCGCCGCATCGCCCGCAATCTCTGCCTTGCGGGGTTCGGCGAAACGATCATAGTTGCGCACCATCTGCGCCATGCGGGGGTTGCCTTTCAGTCGGTCGCGATGCCGGGCGACGAAATCCCAATAGAGATAGTTGAACGGGCAAGCCGATGTTCCAGCCTTGGCTTTCACCTCATATCTGCAGCCGCCGCAATAATCGGACATGCGGTCAATATATGCACCGCTTGCGGCATAAGGTTTGGACGCCAGCAGGCCGCCATCGGCAAACTGGCTCATCCCCACCGTATTGGGCGCCTCCACCCATTCATAGGCGTCGGCATAGACGGCAAGATACCACTCATGCACCGCAAAGGGGTCGACCCCTGCGAGCATCGCGAAATTACCGGTGACCATCAGACGCTGGATATGGTGGGCATAGGCTTCATCACGCGTCTGTTCGACGCAGCCACGGATGCAGGCCATGTCGGTTTCGCCCGTCCAGTAAAAGGAGGGCAGCGGGCGGGTGGCACCAAGCGCGTTGCGGCGCACATAATCAGGCCCTTCGCGCCAATAGATGCCACGCACATATTCGCGCCAGCCGATAATCTGGCGGATAAAGCCCTCTACCGCGTTTAACGGCGCACGACCGGCGCGATATTCCTCCTCGGCCGCGCGCGCCATGGCGAGCGGATCGAGAAGCCCACAATTGAGATAAAGCGCGACAACAGCATGGTAAAGAAACCGCTCATTGGCGAGCATCGCATCCTGATAATCGCCAAAGCGCGGCAATGCAGTCTTCAAGAAATGGTCAAACGCCGCCTCGGCATCGGCGCGCCGCGTTGCAAACCAGAAGGGACGCAGCGTACCAAAATTTCCAGCGAAGCGCGCCTCGACAAGATCGAGCACCGCCTCCGTTATAGCATCCGGCGCAAAACGCAGCGGGCGCGGCATCAATAGATCGCGGCTGGCAGGTTTGCGATTGTCATGATCAAAATTCCAC
This portion of the Sphingobium sp. genome encodes:
- a CDS encoding energy transducer TonB: MAYADQDGMSSSRLVSIIIVALLHAFLGYALVTGLAYEAVQQVKQKLNVVDVKEEEPPEEEEPPPEPEKQIEPPVVSPPPLVTTVTPPPTVRTVDTPPPAAPIVPTAAPPAPAAPPPPVAKRPNPLPKGNPGNWANTNDYPSRALQQEREGTTSFRVTVGPDGRVQSCTVTASSGHADLDDATCKNIQRRARFDPALDSNGQPTSGSWSSRVRWQIPK
- a CDS encoding DUF393 domain-containing protein, with protein sequence MNRLTVWFDGGCPLCRREIALMRRLDRLGRIDFVDVADGDTACPTDREALLARFHALENERLLDGAAAFAAMWRAIPLLRPLGLLARIPFILWLLERAYRGFLKIRPKLQRWAA
- a CDS encoding DUF2256 domain-containing protein, whose protein sequence is MPKMRKKSDLPTKTCLACGLPFAWRKKWERDWDSVKYCSDRCRSGKGRNTQG
- a CDS encoding AarF/ABC1/UbiB kinase family protein yields the protein MTDDRYRKVPSARLSRLASFGQMAGGIAGGVLAEGVRKVASGERPRLSDLLLTPANATRVADQLSRLRGAAMKLGQMISMDAGDLLPAELTAILAKLRDSAHFMPPQQLDKVLTAQWGPGWRRRFRHFEARPIAAASIGQVHRATLPDGQLVAVKVQYPGIAASIDADVDNVASLLRVSGLLPASLDIAPLLSEAKRQLNEEADYLREAEQMRRYRDLLSQQPEFVVPAPHEAFSGERVLTMDFIEGRSIETLEIETQEVRDRAMGLMLDLVLRELFEFGYMQTDPNFANYRWQSESGRIVLLDFGAARAVPADTVAAYRRLMQAGLGEDKAALRAALLDIGFVAPVTLERHGAALDAMIDILMQHLGKPGLFDFADRSFVEQVRRHAETIVADRAAWHVPPADTLFVQRKVSGTALLAVRMQARLPLRDMVAARI
- a CDS encoding HIG1 domain-containing protein, with product MAALLIIALIIVMGLVVWAVVRGLHAFANMDPNDVDENGVPRALARQNQMMFARVKWQAIAIAIVAIIVVGGAFAD
- the gluQRS gene encoding tRNA glutamyl-Q(34) synthetase GluQRS encodes the protein MGKIAGIELSPQRVAATRFAPSPNGRLHLGHAFSAMCAHDFAKANGGRFLLRIEDIDGTRSRPEHIEAILEDMGWLGLVPDGPPVFQSRRIASYRSALERLQEMGLVYRCWCTRSEITEALRHRPVCHGPDGPVYPGTCRGRTDECHGEYCWRIDMAAAAERTGPLRWTDLAAGVQHADPMQFGDVILWRKDAPASYHLAATLDDAADAISHVVRGMDLFAYTAIHRLLQKLLGLPEPLYWHHPLLLDEKGEKLAKSRLSQPLSELRSKGISGIESIGQLRQGKLPLGITRSSP
- a CDS encoding HNH endonuclease, which produces MFHAGSFQAADRARHPENCPALVLNADYTPLSYYPLSLWPWQTAIKAVFLEKVDIVASYERHVHSPSLDMQIPSVIALKQYVKPNEYPAFTRFNLFLRDKFECQYCGTGDNLTFDHIVPRRLGGKTSWENVTTACLPCNLRKGGRTPAQAHMQLRMAAIRPTSWQLQDRGRAFPPNHLHESWMDWLYWDIELEQ
- a CDS encoding MotA/TolQ/ExbB proton channel family protein; this encodes MSIVFLTAAGADQAAVAQKFGLIPALNEGGPISWSIFIVMVIMSVFSFYIMFTKLIEQQKVLKQAKEVQATFWRANSLEEGAAKLEKNSAFRQLIDDGIAAQKQHGMLTDPVEAHDWLHGAMNRSEDSINSKLAGGLAFLATVGATAPFVGLLGTVIGIYSALIKIGIAGQADIGKIAGPVGEALIMTAIGLFVAVPAVLAYNWLQARNKSIARSMSAFSNDVLGYITSDGKVKPAVKAAPAAAAKAAPAAAAKK
- a CDS encoding SDR family NAD(P)-dependent oxidoreductase; amino-acid sequence: MLQSFPSPITVCVFGATGGIGAAFVEQLAADPAVAIVHAGGRRPVAGGGKIHPFTFDLTDEASIEAAATQIRSADLILVATGMLHDGGVQPEKSWRAQSGEAYAQAFALNAIGPALIAKHFLPLLPRDRRAIFAALSARVSSISDNRLGGWHAYRASKAALNMIVRNLAIELTRSHKEAIVATLHPGTVDTQLSQPFQRNVAPGKLFTPAFSADKLLGVLDRLTPADSGNLYAWDGQKIEY
- a CDS encoding cob(I)yrinic acid a,c-diamide adenosyltransferase, with product MVKLNKIYTRTGDAGTTGLVDGSRRSKADARMHAIGEVDEANSALGIAIAALERADGDVALVAGLRRIQNDLFDLGADIATPGDDFTPGEMTLRIVQGQVDWLEAAIDAANEQLPPLTSFILPGGSEAAAAMHLARAVSRRAERALVSAAAGEAINPLALIYLNRLSDYLFVLCRLINKDRGGDILWVPGASR
- a CDS encoding cryptochrome/photolyase family protein; its protein translation is MAKTLILILGDQLTPKIASMQGADPSDCVILMAEVMAEAGYVPHHQKKIAFLFSAMRHFADELRDLGWVVDYVTLDDPANAGSLSGEVLRAAQRHGAIRLRVTEAGEWRVLDELRALDAVLDLEILPDSRFVASHAEFDAWAEGRKALRMEYFYRDMRRKTGLLMDGEEPTGGQWNFDHDNRKPASRDLLMPRPLRFAPDAITEAVLDLVEARFAGNFGTLRPFWFATRRADAEAAFDHFLKTALPRFGDYQDAMLANERFLYHAVVALYLNCGLLDPLAMARAAEEEYRAGRAPLNAVEGFIRQIIGWREYVRGIYWREGPDYVRRNALGATRPLPSFYWTGETDMACIRGCVEQTRDEAYAHHIQRLMVTGNFAMLAGVDPFAVHEWYLAVYADAYEWVEAPNTVGMSQFADGGLLASKPYAASGAYIDRMSDYCGGCRYEVKAKAGTSACPFNYLYWDFVARHRDRLKGNPRMAQMVRNYDRFAEPRKAEIAGDAARFLGTLDGGI